One Jeotgalibaca porci genomic region harbors:
- the tuf gene encoding elongation factor Tu: MAKEKFDRSKPHVNVGTIGHVDHGKTTLTAAITTVLAKTYGGAAVDYASVDNAPEERERGITINTSHVEYETENRHYAHVDCPGHADYVKNMITGAAQMDGAILVVSAADGPMPQTREHILLSRNVGVPYIVVFLNKMDMVDDEELLELVEMEVRDLLSEYDFPGDDTPIIAGSALKALEGVEEYEAKILELMAAVDSYVPNPERDTDKPFMMPVEDVFSITGRGTVATGRVERGQIKVGDEVEIVGIDEDITKSIVTGVEMFRKLLDYAEAGDNIGALLRGVQRDDIQRGQVLAKPGTITPHTKFTAEVYVLSKEEGGRHTPFFSNYRPQFYFRTTDVTGVVELPEGVEMVMPGDNVKMTVELIHPIAIEDGTRFSIREGGRTVGSGVVSSIEG, encoded by the coding sequence ATGGCAAAAGAAAAATTTGACCGTTCCAAACCACACGTTAACGTTGGTACTATTGGACACGTTGACCACGGTAAAACAACATTAACAGCAGCAATCACAACTGTACTAGCGAAAACTTACGGTGGGGCAGCAGTTGACTACGCATCAGTAGACAACGCTCCAGAAGAAAGAGAACGTGGAATCACTATCAACACTTCTCACGTAGAATACGAAACAGAAAATCGTCACTACGCTCACGTGGACTGCCCAGGTCACGCGGACTACGTTAAAAACATGATCACTGGTGCTGCTCAAATGGACGGAGCTATCTTGGTAGTTTCTGCAGCTGACGGCCCAATGCCACAAACTCGCGAGCACATCCTATTGTCTCGTAACGTTGGTGTACCATACATCGTTGTGTTCTTGAACAAAATGGATATGGTTGACGACGAAGAATTGCTTGAATTAGTAGAAATGGAAGTTCGTGACCTATTGTCAGAATACGACTTCCCTGGTGACGACACTCCAATTATCGCTGGTTCTGCATTGAAAGCTCTAGAAGGCGTAGAAGAATACGAAGCTAAGATTCTTGAATTGATGGCTGCAGTAGATAGCTACGTTCCAAACCCAGAACGTGATACAGACAAACCATTCATGATGCCAGTTGAGGACGTATTCTCAATCACTGGTCGTGGTACTGTTGCTACAGGACGTGTTGAGCGTGGACAAATTAAAGTTGGTGACGAAGTTGAAATCGTTGGTATCGACGAAGATATCACTAAATCAATCGTTACTGGTGTAGAAATGTTCCGTAAATTGTTGGATTACGCTGAAGCTGGCGACAACATTGGTGCATTGTTACGTGGTGTTCAACGTGATGACATCCAACGTGGACAAGTACTTGCTAAACCAGGTACAATCACTCCGCATACTAAATTTACAGCTGAAGTTTACGTATTGTCTAAAGAAGAGGGTGGACGTCATACTCCATTCTTCTCTAACTACCGCCCACAATTCTATTTCCGTACTACTGACGTAACTGGTGTTGTTGAGTTACCAGAAGGCGTGGAAATGGTTATGCCTGGGGACAACGTTAAAATGACTGTAGAATTGATTCACCCAATCGCTATCGAAGACGGAACTCGTTTCTCTATTCGTGAAGGTGGACGTACAGTTGGATCCGGCGTTGTTTCTTCAATCGAAGGTTAA
- a CDS encoding general stress protein produces MSKRLVGTYVSIDEAMMAVERLRDQGYGRNDIHVIADRSVRESIPFTMDAEVSATDEARKGEMEDDRSLWGKIKDAFTFNEYTDEAYQDPTGDNPNDPLEKYRNDLAAGKVVVLVDENEATHIPPTEPLMGADDMRRDTTPDFTTNDMQSDPPLENDDFMDRDPRNLP; encoded by the coding sequence ATGAGTAAAAGATTAGTAGGAACATACGTAAGTATTGATGAAGCAATGATGGCCGTTGAACGTTTACGTGATCAAGGCTATGGACGAAACGATATCCACGTCATTGCCGACCGTTCAGTAAGAGAATCCATTCCGTTCACTATGGACGCAGAAGTATCTGCAACTGACGAAGCCAGAAAAGGTGAGATGGAAGATGACCGCTCACTATGGGGAAAAATCAAAGATGCTTTTACATTCAATGAGTATACAGATGAAGCGTATCAGGATCCGACAGGAGATAATCCCAATGACCCGCTTGAAAAGTATCGCAATGACTTAGCAGCCGGAAAAGTAGTTGTATTAGTCGATGAAAATGAAGCGACTCACATTCCTCCAACAGAACCGCTTATGGGTGCCGATGATATGCGTCGGGATACGACACCAGATTTCACAACAAATGACATGCAATCAGACCCTCCCTTAGAAAATGATGATTTCATGGATCGTGACCCACGTAATCTCCCATAA
- a CDS encoding mechanosensitive ion channel, producing the protein MDQFTNSLQGIWTSFVAFLPNLLGAILLIVLAWVIASLVKKGVTKGLHAINFDQKLMRWGVANTTDDGNRMIESIGLILYYLIWLFFIPGILAQIGLSSIAVPITNMFDGFLAFLPKLFAAVLILAIGYFVAKFVKELVQNVLETINIDRFLNKYIQKTGQTSAAKVESNRFTIARVLANTVFVVILIPVITMALETLQIRSISEPIVNVLNQVLASIPNILVAVILLIAGGLIAKLLGDLLEGLLTSSGVDKYSKYLSRNNPQMKLSTIITRIVQTVLMIFFVVEALNVLNLEILNTIGVAIIAYLPSVLIAIVILGLGIFGGNALSSFVKDSTGSRMTGEIVKYIVYVLAVFMTLDQLQFASSIVNTAFLFVIGGLAVAFALAFGLGGREFAKKQLDRLDNKMQEEAKQIPGTASKTEVEKEIDSFE; encoded by the coding sequence ATGGATCAATTCACTAATTCTTTGCAAGGTATTTGGACCTCATTTGTAGCATTTCTCCCGAATTTGTTAGGAGCAATTCTTCTAATTGTATTGGCATGGGTGATTGCGAGTTTAGTCAAGAAAGGTGTTACAAAGGGTCTTCATGCTATTAACTTTGATCAGAAGTTAATGAGATGGGGCGTAGCGAACACAACGGATGACGGGAATCGCATGATCGAGTCAATCGGTTTAATCTTATATTACTTAATTTGGTTATTCTTTATCCCAGGTATCTTGGCGCAAATTGGACTGTCTAGCATTGCTGTTCCAATTACAAACATGTTCGATGGTTTCCTAGCATTCTTGCCGAAACTATTCGCAGCAGTTCTAATCTTAGCAATTGGTTACTTTGTAGCTAAATTTGTTAAGGAACTGGTGCAAAACGTATTAGAAACAATCAACATTGATCGATTCTTGAATAAGTACATTCAAAAGACAGGTCAGACATCCGCTGCAAAAGTAGAATCAAACCGTTTCACAATTGCACGTGTCTTAGCTAATACAGTATTTGTTGTGATTCTAATCCCAGTTATTACAATGGCTTTGGAAACATTACAAATTAGATCAATTTCCGAACCAATAGTCAATGTGCTAAACCAAGTGCTAGCGTCAATTCCGAATATCCTTGTTGCGGTCATTCTATTGATTGCAGGAGGATTAATTGCAAAATTACTTGGTGACTTATTAGAGGGTCTGTTGACAAGTTCAGGCGTGGATAAATATTCTAAATACTTATCCAGAAACAATCCACAGATGAAGTTATCAACAATCATTACACGTATTGTTCAAACGGTTCTAATGATTTTCTTCGTCGTAGAAGCTTTAAATGTATTAAACCTTGAAATCCTCAATACAATCGGTGTAGCGATAATTGCTTACTTGCCATCAGTATTAATTGCGATTGTTATTCTAGGTTTGGGAATCTTTGGCGGTAACGCATTATCTTCATTCGTTAAAGATTCAACAGGTAGCCGTATGACAGGAGAAATTGTTAAATACATCGTTTATGTATTAGCAGTCTTCATGACGCTTGACCAATTACAATTTGCATCATCAATTGTCAACACAGCATTCTTGTTTGTAATTGGCGGCTTGGCAGTAGCATTTGCACTTGCATTTGGACTAGGCGGTCGCGAGTTTGCGAAAAAACAACTCGATCGTTTAGATAATAAAATGCAAGAAGAAGCAAAACAAATCCCAGGTACAGCTTCTAAAACAGAAGTAGAGAAAGAAATCGATTCATTCGAATAA
- the rpsJ gene encoding 30S ribosomal protein S10, whose product MAKQKIRIRLKAYEHRALDQSADKIVETAKRTGASVSGPIPLPTERNLYTVIRSPHKYKDSREQFEMRTHKRLIDIINPTSKTVDALMKLDLPSGVDIEIKL is encoded by the coding sequence ATGGCAAAACAAAAAATTCGTATTCGCTTGAAAGCATACGAGCATCGTGCACTAGATCAATCAGCAGACAAGATTGTGGAAACGGCTAAAAGAACAGGAGCTTCTGTTTCAGGTCCAATCCCATTGCCAACTGAAAGAAACTTGTACACAGTAATTCGTTCACCACATAAATACAAAGATTCACGTGAACAATTCGAAATGCGCACTCACAAACGTTTGATTGACATTATCAATCCAACAAGTAAAACTGTTGATGCTTTGATGAAACTTGATCTACCATCTGGTGTAGACATCGAAATCAAACTATAA
- the rplC gene encoding 50S ribosomal protein L3, translated as MTKGILGKKVGMTQFFTENGELVPVTVIEATPNVVLQVKTVETDGYEAVQLGYDNVREVLTNKPAKGHAAKAKTAPKRFIKEFKDVELGEYEVGKEITVDVFQAGDIIDVTGTSKGHGFQGVIKRHGQSRGPMSHGSRYHRRPGSMGSASDASRVFKGKKLAGQMGGDRTTIQNLEIVKVDVEKNVILIKGNVPGSKKSLIEIRSARKAAK; from the coding sequence ATGACCAAAGGAATCTTAGGCAAAAAAGTAGGTATGACTCAATTCTTTACTGAAAACGGTGAATTAGTACCTGTAACAGTTATCGAAGCTACTCCAAACGTTGTTCTACAAGTTAAAACTGTAGAAACTGACGGATACGAAGCTGTACAATTAGGTTACGACAACGTTCGTGAAGTATTGACAAACAAACCTGCTAAAGGTCATGCAGCAAAAGCAAAAACTGCCCCTAAGCGCTTCATTAAGGAATTCAAAGATGTTGAGCTGGGAGAGTACGAAGTAGGAAAAGAAATTACAGTAGATGTATTTCAAGCAGGCGACATCATTGATGTCACTGGTACATCTAAAGGACACGGTTTCCAAGGCGTAATTAAACGTCACGGACAATCTCGCGGTCCAATGTCACACGGTTCTCGTTATCACCGTCGTCCTGGTTCAATGGGATCTGCTTCTGATGCGTCACGCGTATTCAAAGGCAAAAAATTGGCTGGACAAATGGGTGGAGATCGTACTACAATCCAAAACCTTGAAATTGTAAAAGTTGACGTTGAAAAGAACGTTATCCTTATTAAAGGAAATGTTCCTGGATCTAAAAAATCATTAATCGAAATTCGTTCAGCTCGTAAAGCTGCTAAATAA
- the rplD gene encoding 50S ribosomal protein L4, which translates to MPNVSLFKQDGTTIGDVTLNEEIFGIEPNESVVFDAIIMQRASLRQGTHAVKNRSAVRGGGRKPWRQKGTGRARQGSIRSPQWVGGGVVFGPTPRSYKYKLNKKTRRLALKSVLSQKVAEGNLIIVDQLAFDAPKTKEFAKVLTNLNVDSKVLVVLENDNDFAALAARNLPTVTILGENGLNVLDIVSNNKLVLTQAALSKVEEALK; encoded by the coding sequence ATGCCTAACGTAAGCCTATTTAAACAAGATGGAACAACAATTGGCGATGTAACATTAAACGAAGAAATCTTCGGGATTGAACCAAACGAAAGTGTTGTATTCGATGCAATCATCATGCAACGTGCTTCATTAAGACAAGGGACACACGCGGTTAAAAACCGTAGCGCAGTTCGCGGAGGCGGACGCAAACCTTGGCGTCAAAAAGGAACAGGTCGTGCTCGTCAAGGATCTATCCGTTCACCACAATGGGTTGGCGGTGGAGTGGTTTTTGGACCAACACCTCGTTCTTACAAATACAAATTAAACAAAAAAACACGTCGTTTAGCTCTTAAGTCAGTTCTTTCACAAAAAGTTGCTGAAGGAAACTTAATCATAGTTGACCAACTAGCTTTCGATGCACCAAAAACAAAAGAATTCGCAAAAGTGTTAACAAACTTAAACGTTGACTCCAAAGTATTGGTAGTCCTAGAAAACGATAACGACTTCGCAGCATTGGCTGCACGTAACCTTCCAACAGTAACAATTTTGGGAGAAAACGGATTGAACGTTTTAGATATCGTATCTAACAACAAACTAGTTCTAACACAAGCTGCTCTTTCTAAAGTAGAGGAGGCACTTAAATAA
- the rplW gene encoding 50S ribosomal protein L23 → MELHDIILRPIITEASMLVMDDKKYTFEVDVRANKTHVKQAIEKLFDVEVEKVNIMNVRGKLKRMGRYSGYTKKRRKAIVTLTESSKTIQLFEEE, encoded by the coding sequence ATGGAATTACATGACATTATTCTACGTCCTATCATTACAGAAGCTTCCATGCTAGTAATGGACGACAAAAAATATACTTTCGAAGTAGATGTTCGTGCTAACAAAACTCACGTAAAACAAGCAATTGAAAAATTGTTCGATGTTGAAGTTGAGAAAGTTAACATTATGAACGTTCGCGGTAAACTAAAACGTATGGGCCGTTACTCCGGTTATACTAAAAAACGCCGTAAAGCTATCGTAACTTTGACTGAAAGCTCAAAGACAATCCAATTATTCGAAGAAGAATAA
- the rplB gene encoding 50S ribosomal protein L2, whose amino-acid sequence MAIKKYKPTTNGRRNMTGSDFAEITKTTPEKTLLEKNNKHAGRNNQGKITVRHQAGGHKRAYRIIDFKRNIDGIVGTVASIEYDPNRTANIALIHYSNGVKTYIIAPKGLRVGQKIESGADVDIKVGNALPLKNVPVGTFIHNIEMKPGKGGQLIRSAGTSAQVLGQEEKYTLVRLNSGEVRMILSTCRATIGSVGNEQHELINIGKAGRNRWLGKRPTVRGSVMNPNDHPHGGGEGKAPIGLKSPMTPWGKPALGLKTRNKKAKSSKLIVRGRKK is encoded by the coding sequence GTGGCGATTAAGAAATACAAACCTACCACAAACGGCCGTCGTAATATGACAGGTTCTGATTTCGCAGAAATTACGAAAACAACACCTGAAAAAACTTTGTTGGAAAAAAACAACAAACACGCTGGTCGTAACAACCAAGGTAAAATCACAGTGCGTCACCAAGCTGGTGGACACAAACGTGCTTACCGTATTATCGATTTCAAACGTAACATTGACGGCATTGTCGGAACTGTTGCATCAATCGAGTACGATCCAAACCGTACAGCTAACATCGCATTAATCCATTACTCAAACGGTGTTAAGACTTACATTATCGCACCTAAAGGACTTCGAGTTGGTCAAAAAATTGAATCAGGGGCAGATGTTGATATCAAAGTAGGGAATGCTCTACCATTGAAAAATGTTCCAGTTGGTACATTTATCCACAACATCGAAATGAAACCAGGTAAAGGTGGACAATTGATCCGTTCTGCTGGTACTTCTGCACAAGTTTTAGGACAAGAAGAAAAATACACGCTAGTTCGTTTGAACTCAGGCGAAGTTCGTATGATTCTTTCAACTTGCCGTGCTACTATTGGTTCAGTAGGTAATGAACAACACGAATTGATTAACATTGGTAAAGCAGGACGTAACCGCTGGTTAGGTAAGAGACCTACAGTACGTGGTTCTGTAATGAACCCTAACGATCACCCACACGGTGGTGGTGAAGGTAAAGCACCAATCGGATTGAAATCACCAATGACTCCATGGGGCAAACCAGCACTTGGTCTTAAGACTCGTAACAAGAAAGCTAAGTCAAGTAAGCTAATCGTACGTGGACGTAAAAAATAG
- the rpsS gene encoding 30S ribosomal protein S19 — MSRSLKKGPFVDEHLMKKVEAATQSEKKQVIKTWSRRSTIFPQFIGQTIAVYDGRKHVPVYIQEDMVGHKLGEFAPTRTYRGHAADDKKTGRR; from the coding sequence ATGAGTCGTAGCTTGAAAAAAGGACCTTTCGTCGATGAGCATCTTATGAAGAAAGTGGAAGCTGCAACACAGAGCGAAAAGAAACAAGTTATTAAAACTTGGTCACGTCGTTCTACAATCTTCCCACAATTCATCGGCCAAACAATCGCAGTATATGATGGAAGAAAACATGTTCCTGTTTACATTCAGGAAGATATGGTTGGACATAAATTAGGGGAGTTCGCTCCTACTAGAACTTACCGCGGTCACGCGGCAGACGATAAGAAAACAGGACGTCGTTAA
- the rplV gene encoding 50S ribosomal protein L22 yields the protein MAEQITAAKATANTVRIAPRKVRLVVDLIRGKSIGEAISILKFTPRAASPAVEKVLMSAIANAEHNYDLDIENLVVSEAYVNEGPTMKRFRPRAKGSASPIMKRTSHITVVVSEKKEG from the coding sequence ATGGCAGAACAAATCACAGCAGCGAAAGCAACTGCTAACACTGTTCGCATCGCACCTCGTAAGGTTCGTCTTGTAGTCGATCTTATCAGAGGCAAGAGCATTGGAGAAGCAATCTCCATTCTGAAATTTACACCACGTGCTGCTTCACCAGCAGTAGAAAAAGTGTTAATGTCAGCTATTGCGAACGCAGAACATAACTATGATTTAGATATCGAAAACTTGGTAGTAAGCGAAGCTTATGTCAACGAAGGACCAACTATGAAACGTTTCCGTCCTCGTGCAAAAGGATCTGCTTCACCAATCATGAAACGTACGAGCCACATCACTGTAGTGGTATCAGAAAAGAAGGAGGGATAA
- the rpsC gene encoding 30S ribosomal protein S3: MGQKINPIGMRVGIIRDWDAKWYAEKDFANFLHEDLKIREYIAKNLSEASVSRVEIERAASRVNVSVHTAKPGMVIGKGGSEVEKLRKNLNALTNKRVHINIVEIKRADLDAKLVAEGIAKQLENRVAFRRAQKQAIQRTMRAGAHGIKTMVSGRLNGADMARKEIHSEGTVPLHTLRADIDYAWEEADTTFGKLGVKVWISRGEVLPTRKETEKGGK, encoded by the coding sequence GTGGGTCAAAAAATTAATCCAATCGGAATGCGTGTAGGCATTATCCGTGACTGGGATGCTAAATGGTACGCAGAAAAAGACTTCGCTAATTTCTTACATGAAGACTTGAAAATCCGTGAATATATCGCTAAGAACCTAAGCGAAGCATCAGTTTCTCGCGTAGAAATTGAACGTGCAGCTAGCCGTGTTAACGTATCTGTTCACACTGCTAAACCAGGTATGGTTATCGGTAAAGGTGGTTCCGAAGTTGAAAAACTACGTAAAAACCTTAACGCTCTAACTAACAAACGTGTTCACATCAACATTGTTGAAATCAAGAGAGCTGACTTGGACGCGAAACTTGTTGCTGAAGGAATTGCAAAACAACTAGAAAACCGTGTTGCTTTCCGTCGTGCACAAAAACAAGCTATTCAACGTACAATGAGAGCTGGAGCTCATGGTATCAAAACTATGGTTTCAGGTCGTTTGAACGGTGCAGATATGGCTCGTAAAGAGATTCACTCAGAAGGAACAGTTCCATTGCATACGCTACGTGCAGACATTGACTATGCATGGGAAGAAGCAGATACAACTTTCGGAAAACTAGGCGTTAAAGTTTGGATTTCTCGTGGAGAGGTATTGCCAACTCGTAAAGAAACAGAGAAAGGAGGGAAATAA
- the rplP gene encoding 50S ribosomal protein L16, which yields MLVPKRVKHRREFRGKMRGEAKGGKEIVFGEYGLQAVDSNWITNRQIEAARIAMTRYMKRGGKVWIKIFPHKSYTSKAIGVRMGKGKGAPEGWVSPVKRGKIMFEVGGVPEEVAREALRLASHKLPIKTKIVKRTEIGGESNEG from the coding sequence ATGTTAGTACCTAAACGTGTAAAACACCGTCGCGAATTCCGTGGAAAAATGCGCGGAGAAGCCAAAGGCGGAAAAGAAATTGTTTTCGGTGAGTACGGATTACAAGCAGTTGATTCAAACTGGATCACTAACCGTCAAATCGAAGCAGCTCGTATTGCTATGACTCGTTACATGAAACGTGGTGGGAAAGTTTGGATTAAAATCTTCCCTCACAAATCATACACATCTAAAGCTATCGGCGTTCGTATGGGTAAAGGTAAAGGGGCACCAGAAGGATGGGTTTCACCGGTTAAACGCGGTAAAATCATGTTCGAAGTTGGTGGCGTACCTGAGGAAGTAGCTCGCGAAGCTTTACGTTTGGCATCACATAAATTGCCAATCAAAACTAAAATCGTAAAACGTACAGAAATTGGTGGTGAATCGAATGAAGGCTAA
- the rpmC gene encoding 50S ribosomal protein L29, with protein sequence MKANEIKELSTAEMIEKEKAFKEELFNLRFQLATGQLENTARLKEVRKSIARIKTVLRQQELQNQ encoded by the coding sequence ATGAAGGCTAATGAAATCAAAGAATTATCCACTGCTGAAATGATTGAAAAGGAAAAAGCTTTTAAAGAAGAGCTTTTCAATCTACGATTCCAACTTGCTACAGGGCAACTTGAAAATACTGCCCGCCTTAAAGAAGTTCGCAAATCAATTGCGCGCATTAAAACAGTATTGCGTCAGCAAGAATTGCAAAATCAGTAA
- the rpsQ gene encoding 30S ribosomal protein S17, translated as MTEERNQRKVYQGKVVSDKMDKTIVVEVSTYKNHPTYGKRVRYSKKYKAHDENNQAKLGDIVKIMETRPLSATKHFRLLDIVEESVII; from the coding sequence ATGACTGAAGAACGTAACCAACGTAAAGTCTACCAAGGTAAAGTTGTTTCCGATAAGATGGATAAAACAATTGTTGTAGAAGTATCTACATACAAAAACCATCCTACATACGGCAAACGTGTTCGTTACTCTAAAAAGTACAAAGCACATGATGAAAACAATCAAGCTAAACTTGGTGACATCGTTAAAATTATGGAAACTCGTCCGTTGTCAGCAACAAAACATTTCCGTTTGCTGGATATCGTTGAAGAATCCGTAATCATCTAA
- the rplN gene encoding 50S ribosomal protein L14, producing the protein MIQTESRLKVADNSGAREVLAIKVLGGSGRKFASIGDVIVATVKQATPGGVVKKGEVVKAVIVRTKSGAHRKDGSYIKFDENACVIIRDDKSPRGTRIFGPVARELRDNNYMKIVSLAPEVL; encoded by the coding sequence GTGATACAAACAGAATCTCGTTTGAAAGTTGCTGATAACTCTGGTGCTAGAGAAGTTTTAGCTATCAAAGTACTAGGTGGTTCAGGCCGCAAGTTTGCTAGCATCGGTGACGTAATCGTTGCTACAGTTAAACAAGCTACGCCCGGTGGTGTTGTCAAAAAAGGTGAAGTTGTTAAAGCTGTTATCGTGCGTACTAAATCAGGTGCACACCGTAAAGATGGTTCATACATTAAATTTGATGAAAATGCATGTGTAATCATCCGTGATGACAAGAGCCCGCGTGGAACACGTATCTTTGGTCCAGTTGCCCGTGAATTGCGTGACAACAACTACATGAAGATTGTTTCCCTTGCTCCAGAAGTGCTATAA
- the rplX gene encoding 50S ribosomal protein L24, with amino-acid sequence MHVKTGDKVKIITGKDKGKEGVVLQTLPKKDRVIVEGINIVKKHRKASQTNVTGGILEEEASVHVSNVMLIDPKTGEPTKVGYKVEDGKKVRFAKKTGELID; translated from the coding sequence ATGCACGTAAAAACTGGCGATAAAGTTAAAATCATTACTGGTAAAGATAAAGGTAAAGAAGGCGTTGTGCTACAAACTTTGCCTAAAAAAGACCGCGTTATCGTAGAAGGCATCAACATTGTTAAGAAGCACCGTAAAGCTTCACAAACAAACGTTACTGGTGGCATTCTTGAAGAAGAAGCTTCAGTTCACGTATCTAACGTTATGCTAATCGATCCTAAAACTGGCGAACCTACTAAAGTAGGTTACAAAGTTGAAGACGGTAAAAAAGTCCGCTTCGCTAAGAAGACTGGCGAACTTATCGACTAA
- the rplE gene encoding 50S ribosomal protein L5 — protein MSRLKEKYTKEITPSLMEKFEYTSVMQVPKVEKIVINMGVGDAVANAKNLDKAVEELTLISGQKPIINLAKKSIAAFRLREGMAIGTKVTLRGERMYEFLDKLVTVSLPRVRDFRGISNRSFDGRGNYTLGVKEQLIFPEIDYDRVDKVRGMDIVIVTTANTDEESKELLTQLGMPFQK, from the coding sequence ATGAGCCGTTTGAAAGAAAAATATACTAAAGAAATTACACCATCATTGATGGAAAAATTCGAATATACTTCAGTGATGCAAGTACCTAAAGTTGAAAAGATTGTTATCAACATGGGTGTTGGTGACGCAGTTGCTAACGCTAAAAACTTGGATAAAGCTGTTGAAGAGCTAACATTGATCTCTGGTCAAAAACCAATCATCAATCTTGCGAAAAAATCAATCGCTGCATTCCGTCTACGTGAGGGCATGGCTATCGGAACAAAAGTTACCCTACGTGGCGAAAGAATGTACGAGTTCCTAGACAAACTAGTAACAGTTTCATTACCACGTGTACGTGACTTCCGTGGTATCAGCAATCGTTCTTTTGATGGACGAGGAAACTACACATTAGGCGTTAAAGAACAATTGATTTTCCCAGAAATCGACTATGATAGAGTTGATAAAGTTCGCGGTATGGATATTGTTATCGTTACAACTGCAAACACTGACGAAGAATCAAAAGAATTATTGACACAACTAGGAATGCCATTCCAAAAATAA
- a CDS encoding type Z 30S ribosomal protein S14: protein MAKKSMIAKNKRPAKFSTQEYTRCERCGRPHSVYRKFKLCRICLRELAYKGQIPGMKKASW, encoded by the coding sequence GTGGCTAAGAAATCAATGATCGCAAAGAACAAACGTCCAGCTAAATTCTCTACACAAGAGTACACACGCTGTGAACGTTGTGGCCGTCCACATTCTGTTTACCGCAAATTCAAATTGTGCCGTATTTGTTTGCGTGAACTAGCTTATAAAGGACAAATCCCTGGCATGAAGAAAGCAAGCTGGTAA
- the rpsH gene encoding 30S ribosomal protein S8, with amino-acid sequence MVMTDPIADFLTRIRNANMVRHASLEVPASNMKLEIAKILKNEGFIKNYEVIEDDKQNVIRVFMKYGANNERVITGLKRISKPGLRVYAKTGEVPRVLNGLGIAIVSTSEGIVTDKEARSKNVGGEVLAYVW; translated from the coding sequence ATGGTTATGACAGACCCAATCGCAGATTTCCTTACTCGTATTCGTAATGCGAACATGGTACGCCATGCAAGCTTGGAAGTACCTGCTTCCAACATGAAACTGGAAATTGCTAAAATCCTTAAAAATGAAGGATTCATCAAAAACTACGAAGTTATCGAAGATGACAAACAGAACGTTATCCGCGTATTTATGAAATACGGTGCTAACAACGAGCGTGTCATCACTGGTTTGAAACGTATTTCGAAACCAGGTTTGCGTGTATATGCGAAAACTGGCGAAGTTCCTCGTGTATTAAACGGATTAGGAATCGCAATCGTTTCTACATCAGAAGGTATCGTTACAGATAAAGAAGCAAGATCTAAAAACGTTGGTGGAGAAGTATTGGCTTACGTTTGGTAA